The uncultured Hyphomonas sp. genome includes a region encoding these proteins:
- a CDS encoding YbaB/EbfC family nucleoid-associated protein, with translation MRDLMGMMGKMKEMQAKMEQLQQDIAAVEVDGVSGGGMVNVKMTGKGEMISIKIDPTLLSEDDAEMLEDLIVAAHRDAKDRAEQKAEEMTKELTAGLPIPPGMKLPF, from the coding sequence ATGCGCGACCTGATGGGCATGATGGGCAAGATGAAGGAAATGCAGGCCAAGATGGAGCAGCTGCAGCAGGACATCGCTGCGGTCGAAGTCGACGGCGTTTCCGGCGGCGGCATGGTCAATGTGAAGATGACCGGCAAGGGCGAGATGATCTCCATCAAGATCGACCCGACGCTGCTCTCCGAAGACGACGCCGAGATGCTCGAGGACCTGATCGTCGCCGCCCATCGCGATGCCAAGGACCGCGCCGAGCAGAAGGCCGAGGAAATGACCAAGGAACTGACCGCCGGCCTGCCGATCCCGCCCGGCATGAAGCTGCCTTTCTAG
- the recR gene encoding recombination mediator RecR produces the protein MAKRVTGPEIEKLIQLLAKVPGLGPRSARRAALHLIKKRDQLMGPLSGAMQDAYDKVKICSTCGNVDTADPCTICTDPTRDQSVVIVVEDVGDLWALERAAALNAAYHVLGGTLSPLDGIGPDDLTIAALVDRVKTGEVKELIIAVNATVEGQATAHYITDQLEGMDIKVTRLAHGVPVGGELDYLDEGTLVAALRSRTSL, from the coding sequence ATGGCAAAACGAGTCACCGGTCCCGAAATCGAGAAACTGATCCAGCTTCTGGCCAAGGTGCCGGGGCTTGGGCCGCGTTCGGCGCGGCGGGCGGCGCTGCATCTGATCAAGAAACGCGACCAGTTGATGGGGCCGCTGTCGGGCGCGATGCAGGATGCCTATGACAAGGTGAAGATCTGCTCGACCTGCGGCAATGTCGATACCGCCGATCCCTGCACCATCTGCACCGATCCCACCCGCGACCAGAGCGTCGTCATCGTCGTGGAAGACGTCGGTGACCTGTGGGCGCTGGAGCGCGCGGCGGCGCTGAATGCCGCCTATCACGTGCTTGGCGGCACGCTTTCGCCGCTCGATGGCATCGGGCCGGACGACCTGACGATCGCAGCCCTTGTCGACCGGGTGAAGACGGGCGAAGTCAAGGAACTGATCATCGCCGTCAATGCGACCGTCGAAGGGCAGGCAACCGCGCATTATATCACCGATCAGCTCGAGGGCATGGATATCAAGGTGACGCGACTGGCCCACGGCGTGCCGGTCGGCGGCGAACTCGACTATCTCGATGAGGGCACGCTGGTGGCGGCGCTCAGGTCGCGCACAAGCCTCTGA
- a CDS encoding LysE family translocator — MTLGALALFAITLFVAAGSPGPSVAALVARVLSRGHRDVLPFMAAMWLGEALWLTLAVFGLVAVASAFHDVFIAIKWAGVAYLAWLAWKMWTADPAADGDDLPSASSGWKMFLTGMSVTLGNPKIMMFYVALLPTIIDLGSVTLLGWVELTATLLIVLAIVDLSWVFMAAKARHFLKSPRAMKIANRISAGMIGGAAAAIATR, encoded by the coding sequence ATGACGCTCGGCGCGCTCGCTCTTTTCGCCATCACGCTTTTTGTTGCCGCAGGCTCCCCGGGGCCGAGCGTGGCAGCCCTTGTCGCCCGTGTGCTGTCGCGCGGGCACCGCGATGTGCTGCCCTTCATGGCGGCCATGTGGCTGGGCGAGGCGCTGTGGCTGACGCTGGCCGTCTTCGGGCTGGTCGCCGTGGCGTCGGCCTTCCACGACGTCTTCATCGCCATCAAATGGGCGGGCGTCGCCTATCTCGCCTGGCTGGCGTGGAAGATGTGGACCGCCGATCCGGCGGCGGATGGCGATGATCTGCCGAGTGCTTCATCCGGCTGGAAGATGTTCCTGACCGGCATGAGCGTCACGCTCGGCAACCCGAAGATCATGATGTTCTACGTGGCGCTCCTGCCGACCATCATCGATCTCGGCAGCGTCACGCTTCTCGGCTGGGTCGAACTGACGGCAACGCTGCTGATCGTGCTCGCGATTGTCGATCTCTCCTGGGTGTTCATGGCCGCCAAGGCGCGGCATTTTCTGAAAAGCCCGCGCGCCATGAAGATCGCCAACCGCATCTCCGCCGGCATGATCGGCGGCGCGGCTGCGGCGATTGCGACGCGATAG
- a CDS encoding metalloregulator ArsR/SmtB family transcription factor, with amino-acid sequence MDNTETIAVLAALAQPTRLQAFRLLVEAEPEGIAAGELARRLEIPQNTMSAHLNTLTQAGIVTGLRQGRFIIYRANLEQLRAAMLFLLRDCCGGNPDLCTPLIEDLAPCCETHPTET; translated from the coding sequence ATGGATAACACAGAAACAATCGCGGTTCTCGCCGCCCTCGCCCAGCCGACCCGGCTCCAGGCCTTCCGCCTGCTCGTTGAAGCAGAGCCGGAGGGCATTGCCGCAGGCGAGCTCGCGCGCAGGCTGGAGATACCGCAGAACACCATGTCGGCCCATCTCAACACGCTGACCCAGGCGGGCATTGTCACGGGGCTGAGACAGGGACGGTTCATCATCTACCGCGCCAACCTCGAACAGTTACGCGCAGCCATGCTTTTTCTGCTGCGCGATTGCTGCGGCGGCAATCCGGATCTCTGCACGCCGCTGATTGAGGATCTTGCGCCCTGCTGCGAAACACACCCCACGGAGACGTGA